The following coding sequences lie in one Eschrichtius robustus isolate mEscRob2 chromosome 17, mEscRob2.pri, whole genome shotgun sequence genomic window:
- the LRP12 gene encoding low-density lipoprotein receptor-related protein 12 isoform X2 has protein sequence MARRWSTKESPRWRSALVLLFLAGVYACGETPEQIRVPSGIITSPGWPSEYPARINCSWFIRANPGEIITISFQDFDIQGSRRCSLDWLTIETYKNIESYRACGSTIPPPYISSQDHVWIRFHSDDSISRKGFRLAYFSGKSEEPNCACDQFRCGNGKCIPAAWKCNNMDECGDSSDEEICAKEVNPPTSAAFQPCAYNQFQCLSRFTKVYTCLPESLKCDGNIDCLDLGDEIDCDVPTCGQWLKYFYGTFNSPNYPDFYPPGSNCTWLIDTGDHRKVILRFTDFKLDGTGYGDYVKIYDGLEENPHKLLRVLTAFDSHAPLTVVSSSGQIRVHFCADKVNAARGFNATYQVDGFCLPWEIPCGGNWGCYTEQQRCDGYWHCPNGRDEINCTMCQKEEFPCSRNGVCYPRSDRCNYQNHCPNGSDEKNCFFCQPGNFHCKNNRCVFESWVCDSQDDCGDGSDEENCPVVVPTRVITAAVIGSLICGLLLVIALGCTCKLYSLRMFERRSFETQLSRVEAELLRREAPPSYGQLIAQGLIPPVEDFPVCPPNQASVLENLRLAVRSQLGFTSIRLPMAGRSSNIWNRIFNFARSRHSGSLALVSADGDEVAPSQSTNREPERNHTHRSLFSVESDDTDTENERRDTVGASGGVAAPLPQKSPPTTAVEATVGASGSSSTQNTRGGHTETGRDVTSAEPPSVSPARHQLTSALSRMTQGLRWVRFTLGRSSSVSQNQSPLRQLDNGVNGREEDDDVEMLIPVSEGASDFDANDCSRPLLDLASDQGQRFRQPYSAADPGVRPSNRDGPCERCGIVHTAQIPDSCLEATLKNETSDDEALLLC, from the exons TTTTCAGGATTTTGATATTCAAGGGTCCAGAAGATGCAGTTTGGACTGGTTGACGATAGAAACATACAAGAATATTGAAAGCTACAGAGCCTGTGGTTCTACAATCCCACCACCATACATTTCTTCACAAGACCACGTCTGGATCAGGTTCCATTCCGATGACAGTATCTCTAGGAAGGGTTTCAGACTGGCATACTTTTCAG GGAAATCTGAGGAACCAAACTGTGCTTGTGACCAGTTTCGTTGTGGTAATGGAAAGTGTATACCAGCAGCCTGGAAATGCAATAACATGGACGAATGTGGAGATAGTTCTGATGAAGAGATCTGTGCCAAAGAAGTGAATCCTCCAACATCGGCCGCTTTCCAACCCTGTGCTTACAACCAGTTCCAGTGTCTATCTCGGTTTACCAAAGTTTACACTTGCCTCCCCGAATCTTTAAAATGTGATGGGAACATTGACTGCCTTGACCTTGGAGATGAGATAGACTGTGATGTGCCAACTTGTGGGCAgtggttaaaatatttttatggtacTTTTAATTCTCCCAATTATCCAGACTTTTATCCTCCCGGAAGCAATTGCACCTGGTTAATAGACACTGGTGATCATCGCAAAGTCATCTTACGCTTCACTGACTTTAAACTTGATGGTACTGGTTATGGTGATTATGTCAAAATATACGATGGATTAGAGGAGAATCCACACAAGCTTTTGCGTGTGTTAACTGCTTTTGATTCTCATGCGCCGCTCACTGTCGTGTCTTCTTCTGGACAGATAAGGGTACATTTCTGTGCCGATAAAGTCAACGCTGCCAGGGGATTTAATGCTACTTACCAAGTAGACGGCTTCTGTTTGCCATGGGAAATACCCTGCGGAGGGAACTGGGGGTGTTACACGGAGCAGCAACGCTGTGATGGGTATTGGCATTGCCCAAACGGAAGGGATGAAATCAATTGTACCATGTGCCAAAAGGAAGAGTTCCCATGTTCCCGGAACGGCGTCTGTTACCCTCGTTCTGATCGCTGCAACTACCAGAATCATTGCCCAAATGGCTCCGATGAAAAAAACTGCTTTTTTTGCCAGCCAGGAAATTTTCATTGCAAAAACAATCGTTGTGTGTTTGAAAGCTGGGTGTGTGACTCTCAGGACGACTGTGGCGATGGCAGCGACGAGGAGAATTGCCCGGTAGTCGTGCCTACCCGAGTCATAACTGCAGCCGTCATAGGGAGCCTTATCTGTGGCCTGCTACTGGTCATTGCCTTGGGATGTACTTGTAAGCTTTATTCTCTGAGAATGTTTGAACGAAG ATCATTTGAAACACAGTTGTCCAGAGTGGAAGCAGAATTGTTAAGAAGAGAAGCTCCTCCCTCTTATGGACAATTGATTGCTCAGGGTTTAATTCCACCAGTTGAAGATTTTCCTGTTTGTCCACCTAATCAG GCTTCTGTTTTGGAAAACCTGAGGCTAGCTGTACGGTCTCAGCTTGGATTTACTTCAATCAGACTTCCTATGGCAGGCAGATCCAGCAACATCTGGAAtcgtatttttaattttgcaagATCACGCCATTCAGGGTCATTGGCTCTGGTCTCAGCAGATGGGGATGAGGTTGCCCCTAGTCAGAGTACCAACAGAGAACCTGAAAGAAATCATACtcacagaagtttgttttctgtggaaTCTGacgacacagacacagaaaatgaGAGAAGAGATACGGTAGGAGCATCTGGCGGGGTTGCAGCTCCTTTGCCTCAAAAAAGCCCTCCCACAACAGCGGTAGAAGCAACAGTGGGAGCAAGTGGAAGTTCCTCCACTCAGAATACCCGAGGTGGTCACACAGAAACCGGACGGGATGTGACAAGTGCGGAACCCCCAAGTGTGAGTCCGGCGCGTCACCAGCTCACAAGTGCGCTAAGTCGTATGACTCAGGGGCTACGTTGGGTACGTTTTACATTAGGGCGATCAAGCTCCGTAAGTCAGAACCAGAGCCCTTTGAGACAACTTGATAATGGGGTAAATGGAagagaagaagatgatgatgtCGAAATGCTGATTCCAGTTTCTGAAGGAGCTTCAGACTTTGACGCGAATGACTGTTCCAGACCTCTTCTTGATCTTGCCTCCGATCAAGGGCAAAGGTTCAGACAACCATATAGTGCAGCAGACCCTGGAGTAAGACCAAGTAATCGCGATGGCCCCTGTGAGCGCTGCGGTATTGTCCACACTGCCCAGATACCAGACTCTTGCTTAGAAGCAACGCTGAAAAATGAAACGAGTGATGATGAAGCTTTGTTACTTTGTTAG